A DNA window from Castanea sativa cultivar Marrone di Chiusa Pesio chromosome 7, ASM4071231v1 contains the following coding sequences:
- the LOC142644746 gene encoding telomerase reverse transcriptase-like isoform X1, whose translation MPKKRRVPEVLWRLFRHRARTLASTIVSLVPPPPPSSCSCSCSRTGSQCLSCSGSEAMSFLLRNGDPQEYVKLLNKCFVVVSENAPPLSPFQSPSRWPQSQIVQRTIEIMMHEQFNSINVICKAYDKINRASPIVELLSSSAWCLLSQRVGDDVMVYLLKYTSIFLPVSSKKHHQVTGPPISDLCLEQSKKRTLESQYQHTSLDKCGSKKKRALVDNVNPVLEIQKCSNFSSVDDPSTSLDYVGSNVRSSSGPRTFSRLHGNKCSQASSSEVAIPISGTVTNNTEGDLNEKLQESSNHTAAKFGKRSRPFSWQRCRNRRRLNFEETSPFATIHMDKDGESGRLQHDADSSLNSSEKMPRFSVSQAPKPLVVAKRAHINRKFMFYNRECSSSVFPAKHILNSLKPNFSGANFLIGDIFGLNATQEMLCKSACLYRSLVKLLKKLIRKAQHCQRLRLLDKHCAVPTLDATVKSGTNFEGNGSEKNVPENSHGSNTSYYVDIEPQFEANKSFCLRSQVESFIWAVIRSVVPTELLGSCHNWRMFRRNIARFIKLRRFEKFSLKQCMHKLKASSFPFLSTEQFSCCLSNQVLKCTTGESIDMHKGSRILDDATHVFRHKLLESWIFWLFSSLVVPLVQANFYVTEIERGNQDLYYYRKSVWEKLINKSVTCLKDQGFNDLDAATVRHIIKKRLFGFSKLRFRPKEDGMRMLSNLKASSRMPSQKSSLEDKSCGMHGKGKFCSKKVEFNYFKSVNLVLRDTHAVLKGIQLEEPEKLGASVFDYNDVYRKLCPFLIGLKNRLVTVPGAFVVVSDVLKAFDSIDQDKLLSVMKDVIQKDEYLLKKCHQVVCTEKSLWVHKNLVLMDQKMSTAKVTSSVHFCSLHTVFVNQDWSRHVKKEELFFNLKEHVKYNVLQLDKKFFVLGVGIPQGSIVSPLLCSFYYGHLERNLIIPYLEKASEAAAKDISRRPISNNVSAEESSGDGYILLRFIDDFLLVSTSKKLAASFVSRLRRGFHAYNCYMNDEKFSINFDIGDLSGIPSSRVYVGEDGISFLRWSGLLINCFTLEVQADYSKYLNNHLSSTLTVSWQGKPGHHLKTKLCGFMRPKCHPIFFCSNINSADVVRLNIYQAFLVCAMKFHCYVRDLSYICKLRKGFYLKMIQKSVRYMHKLIKKRMRSAYCYSDIRPILQLEEEEVGWLGLYAYIQVLKRKESRHKQLLSSLRCELAHKIHTSEPLPSQLKYAVDASHSSLIWKIKY comes from the exons ATTGTGCAAAGGACCATAGAAATCATGATGCATGAGCAATTCAACTCTATCAATGTAATTTGCAAGGCTTATGATAAG ATTAATCGTGCAAGTCCCATTGTAGAACTTCTATCTTCTTCAGCTTGGTGTCTTCTTTCACAAAGG GTTGGGGATGATGTCATGGTTTATCTTTTAAAGTATACATCAATATTTTTGCCAGTTTCTTCTAAGAAGCACCACCAAGTAACAGGTCCTCCTATAAGTGATTTATGCCTCGAGCAGTCAAAAAAGCGAACATTGGAGTCTCAGTATCAACATACTTCACTTGATAAATGTG GATCCAAAAAGAAGAGGGCTTTAGTTGACAATGTTAACCCAGTGCTAGAGATACAGAAATGCAGTAATTTTTCTAGTGTTGATGATCCATCAACTTCATTAGATTATGTTGGCTCCAATGTTAGGAGTTCTTCAGGTCCAAGAACATTTAGTCGGCTTCATGGAAACAAGTGTTCTCAAGCGAGTTCATCGGAAGTAGCTATACCAATTTCTGGAACTGTCACCAATAATACTGAAGGGGATTTAAATGAGAAACTTCAAGAAAGCTCAAATCACACAGCTGCAAAGTTTGGAAAGCGTTCAAGGCCATTTAGTTGGCAGCGTTGCAGAAATAGAAGGCGTTTAAATTTTGAAGAAACCAGCCCTTTTGCAACAATTCATATGGATAAAGATGGTGAATCTGGGAGGCTCCAGCATGATGCAGATTCTAGCTTAAATAGTTCTGAAAAG ATGCCTCGTTTTTCAGTATCACAAGCTCCCAAGCCCCTGGTAGTTGCCAAAAGGGCACATATTAACAGGAAATTCATGTTTTATAACAGGGAATGTTCTTCATCAGTTTTTCCAGCAAAAC ATATACTAAATTCTCTGAAGCCCAATTTTTCTGGTGCAAATTTTCTTATTGGCGATATCTTTGGCTTAAATGCAACTCAGGAAATGCTGTGCAAATCAGCATGCCT GTACCGCTCACTCGTTAAGTTGCTTAAGAAGCTCATACGCAAGGCACAGCATTGCCAACGTCTGAGATTATTGGATAAGCATTGTGCTGTTCCAACATTGGATGCTACTGTAAAATCAGGCACTAACTTTGAG GGGAATGGATCAGAGAAAAATGTTCCTGAGAACTCTCATGGATCTAATACTTCATATTACGTGGATATTGAACCTCAGTTTGAAGCAAATAAGTCTTTTTGCTTGAGAAGTCAGGTAGAGTCATTTATATGGGCAGTTATTAGGAGTGTAGTTCCCACAGAATTGCTAGGTTCCTGTCATAACTGGAGAATGTTTAGGAGGAATATTGCCAGGTTTATTAAACTTCGAAGATTTGAGAAGTTCTCATTAAAGCAATGCATGCATAAATTAAAAGCATCAAGTTTCCCGTTTCTATCAACTGAACAATTTTCATGTTGCTTGAGTAATCAAGTGCTAAAATGTACAACGGGGGAGAGTATAGACATGCATAAGGGATCCAGAATATTGGACGACGCCACACATGTTTTCAGACATAAACTTCTGGAGAGCTGGATCTTTTGGCTCTTTTCATCTCTAGTGGTGCCACTGGTGCAAGCAAACTTCTATGTCACTGAAATTGAGCGTGGGAATCAAGATCTATATTATTATAGGAAATCAGTTTGGGAGAAGTTGATAAATAAGTCCGTCACCTGCTTGAAAGATCAGGGCTTTAATGACTTGGATGCTGCAACTGTTAgacatattataaaaaaaagattatttggttTCTCGAAGCTAAGATTTCGTCCAAAAGAAGATGGAATGAGGATGCTATCAAATCTAAAAGCATCATCAAGAATGCCATCACAAAAATCCTCTTTGGAAGATAAATCTTGTGGAATGCatggaaaaggaaaattttgttcCAAGaaagttgaatttaattatttcaagTCTGTAAATCTTGTTCTTCGTGATACACATGCTGTTTTAAAAGGTATACAGTTGGAAGAACCTGAGAAGCTGGGAGCATCAGTTTTTGATTACAATGATGTCTACAGAAAGTTATGTCCATTTCTAATTGGTCTGAAAAATAGGTTGGTAACTGTGCCTGGTGCGTTTGTTGTTGTTTCTGATGTACTGAAAGCATTTGATTCTATTGATCAGGATAAGCTTCTTAGTGTAATGAAAGATGTCATACAGAAAGATGAATATCTTCTTAAAAAGTGCCATCAAGTAGTCTGCACAGAGAAATCTTTGTGGGTTCATAAGAACCTTGTATTGATGGATCAAAAAATGAGCACTGCAAAAGTCACATCCTCTGTTCACTTTTGTTCACTGCATACTGTCTTTGTTAACCAG GATTGGAGCAGGCATGTGAAAAAAGAAgagttatttttcaatttaaaggAACATGTTAAGTACAACGTACTGCAATTGGATAAAAAGTTTTTCGTTCTAGGTGTAGGTATTCCTCAAGGAAGTATTGTGTCACCTCTGCTTTGCTCATTTTACTATGGACATCTGGAAAGAAATTTGATCATTCCATATCTTGAGAAAGCTAGTGAAGCTGCTGCTAAAGATATATCTAGAAGACCTATTTCTAATAATGTTTCTGCAGAGGAAAGTAGTGGGGATGGATATATACTTCTTAGATTTATTGATGACTTCCTTCTCGTTTCAACCTCAAAGAAGCTGGCTGCTAGCTTCGTTTCCAGGTTGCGAAGAGGATTTCATGCGTACAACTGCTACATGAATGATGaaaaattttctatcaattttgaTATTGGAGACTTATCAGGGATTCCATCAAGCAGGGTTTATGTGGGTGAAGATGGCATTTCATTTCTTCGATGGAGTGGATTGCTTATCAATTGTTTCACTCTAGAAGTTCAGGCAGACTACTCAAA GTATCTGAATAACCATTTAAGTTCGACTCTTACTGTCAGCTGGCAAGGTAAACCAGGTCACCATCTGAAGACAAAGCTATGTGGCTTTATGAGACCTAAATGCCATCCTATATTCTTCTGTTCAAATATTAATTCTGCAGATGTTGTCAGATTAAATATATATCAGGCTTTTCTGGTCTGTGCAATGAAATTTCATTGCTATGTTCGTGACTTATCGTACATATGCAAACTTCGCAAGGGATTCTATCTAAAAATGATTCAAAAATCTGTGAG GTATATGCACAAGCTCATAAAGAAAAGGATGCGTTCTGCATACTGCTATTCTGATATCCGGCCTATACTTCAGTTGGAGGAAGAAGAAGTTGGATGGCTTGGATTATATGCATATATCCAAGTACTGAAGAGAAAAGAATCACGGCATAAACAGTTGCTATCTTCATTAAGGTGTGAGTTGGCACATAAAATACATACGAGTGAGCCACTGCCTTCTCAACTAAAGTATGCAGTTGATGCCTCACATTCCTCCTTAATTTGGAAaattaagtattaa